One Oreochromis niloticus isolate F11D_XX linkage group LG16, O_niloticus_UMD_NMBU, whole genome shotgun sequence genomic window carries:
- the LOC109197481 gene encoding tropomyosin-2-like: MYTNANMYPRLRQPRQKDYAASPSCRGRPTSPNGLLSTQSPLQESRNENNHLQIKIQQIEEEKLHLEKKCLQMEAQNKHLEETLQRQPDINIINEGWGIKFAQAREQIVFLIKENKQKSAELKQMSEQLQDKKATTDKMEWDLQYMDQRNQLLQRKLDEAEEKNKEILQQKEDQDTKHKDMQRELQCMQENYRMVKVRLDQTLRQNKDLLQEKEQQQERLTEEKCIIKDFESKNQKMQEFCNELKVKTSELEGEKETLEKRCSQMQKRIEQMAKNNSELIKGILLEFNNLKRENTEMQAQKQKQDKMHEDLQCTLQDIQKRNEQLEDMHKEDQLRNADLHKAKITQEATSKELKDKLEEKQATLEQVEQRCRNLEKQNAETIDELRTLILEKKALVEKSMKKKKKFFRLFQRRDNTASFN; the protein is encoded by the coding sequence ATGTATACAAACGCCAACATGTATCCAAGATTACGGCAACCAAGACAAAAAGATTACGCCGCCTCTCCTTCCTGCCGTGGCCGGCCAACTTCTCCGAATGGTCTCCTTTCCACCCAAAGTCCATTACAGGAGAGTAGGAATGAAAACAACCATCTCCAGATCAAAATTCAACAaattgaagaagaaaaacttcaCCTGGAGAAGAAGTGCTTACAAATGgaagcacaaaataaacaccTGGAAGAAACACTACAGCGCCAGCCCGACATCAACATTATTAATGAGGGCTGGGGGATCAAGTTTGCTCAAGCCAGAGAGCAGATTGTATTCTTGatcaaagaaaacaagcagaagagcgCTGAACTTAAACAAATGTCTGAGCAgcttcaagacaagaaagcGACGACTGATAAGATGGAGTGGGATCTCCAATACATGGACCAAAGGAATCAGCTGCTCCAACGAAAGCTTGAtgaagctgaagaaaaaaataaagaaatcctccAGCAGAAGGAAGACCAggacacaaagcataaagacaTGCAGCGTGAACTCCAATGCATGCAGGAAAATTACAGAATGGTGAAAGTAAGGTTGGATCAAACACTGCGCCAAAATAAAGACCTGCTTCAAGAGAAAGAGCAACAGCAAGAAAGACTGACAGAAGAAAAGTGCATCATCAAGGACTTTgagagtaaaaatcaaaagatgCAAGAATTCTGTAATGAATTGAAGGTCAAAACAAGTGAGCTGGAGGGAGAAAAGGAAACACTGGAAAAACGATGCTCACAGATGCAGAAAAGGATCGAACAAATGGCGAAAAACAACTCGGAGCTCATTAAGGGGATATTGTTGGAATTCAACAACTTGAAGCgggaaaacacagaaatgcaggcgcaaaagcaaaaacaagacaaaatgcACGAAGACCTGCAGTGTACGCTCCAAGACATCCAGAAAAGAAATGAGCAGCTAGAAGACATGCACAAAGAAGATCAACTGAGAAATGCAGACCTGCACAAGGCAAAGATAACACAGGaggcaacatccaaagaactcAAGGACaagcttgaagaaaaacaagcaacatTAGAACAGGTGGAGCAAAGATGCAGGAACCTTGAGAAGCAAAACGCAGAAACAATCGATGAGCTGAGAACCCTCATCCTGGAGAAAAAGGCGCTCGTGGAAAAGtccatgaaaaagaagaaaaaattctTCCGCTTGTTCCAGAGGAGGGACAATACTGCCTCCTTCAACTGA